GCGACTCTCGCCATTTGAGGTTGTCCCTACGCTTCGCTTCGAGGATGACGGGGCATGACAAAGAAAAGCCGGCGTTTAAGCCGGCTCTTTCGTATCAGGCGTATGCGTTGCCTGAGCTGATAGGTTCAACGTTCGTTTAGATGGAATCGAAATCACTGTTGATTTGTGCGATTTCGTTTTCGGTTTCAAGTTCGGGTTGCACGGTGGCTTCGCCGAGAATGCCTTCGAGCGAATTGATCTTGTCCTTAATGTCGTTGCTGAACTTGAAGGTCGGGACCAAGCGTTCGTCGATGAGGACTGTTTCGCCTGTGCGGGGGTTACGTGCCGGTCGAGCCTTGCGGGGCTTGCAGGCGAACGTGCCAAAACCGCGAATTTCAATAGTATTGCCTTCGATAAGCTTCTCGCCAAGCAAATCGAGGAACTGTTCGACGACAATTTTAATATCATTGCGCACAAATCCGGTGGATTTAGCGATTTCTTGAATAAGGGATTGTTTAGTTATATTAGCCACGCACTAAATATAAGTTTATCATAGACTTAGAGTGATGGTTCGTGCGAAATTAAATATTTTTTTCGGGTTCACATTGCGGAATATTTGTGAATAGTTGTGACTTAAATGTTGAAGATTGATAATTTGCCTAAA
This genomic interval from Fibrobacter succinogenes contains the following:
- a CDS encoding HU family DNA-binding protein gives rise to the protein MANITKQSLIQEIAKSTGFVRNDIKIVVEQFLDLLGEKLIEGNTIEIRGFGTFACKPRKARPARNPRTGETVLIDERLVPTFKFSNDIKDKINSLEGILGEATVQPELETENEIAQINSDFDSI